ATCCCGTTCGGACCGACGATCCCCAACACTTCCTCCTCGCGGATCGTGCCGCGTTCGACCGCAAGCGAGAAGGCGTCCTCGCCGTAGGACTTCTCCATTGCGGGGTATTCGACCAGCGAGTCCGCCCGGCTCACCGTCCGGGGAGCGTGCTGCTCGAAGCCGATGGCTTCGGGGCGGATTCGCATGTTTTCGTTGTCGAGATAGCCCGCGAGGTACTCGTTGATACCATTACGAACGGATTTCGGCGAGGTGATCACACCGTAGGCACCGGGCTCACCGTAGGCGACGTGGAGGTTGTCACAGAGCAGGTCGAGGATCGCCAGATCGTGTTCGACCACGAGCATGGATCGGTCGCCCTCTTCTGCGAGTTCGCGGACGATGCGAGCGACGGTGACGCGCTGGCCGATGTCGAGGTAGGGCGTGATCTCGTCGAGGAAGTAGAAGTCGGCGTCCCGCGCCAGACAGGCGGCGATGGCCACCCGCTGGAGCTCCCCGCCCGAAAGCTCGTCGATCCCCTGATCCATGACGGGGGAAATCGAGAGCCGTTCGACGAGTTCGTCGAGCGCACCGCGCTCGTCGGTGTGTTCGAGCAGCTCGCGGGTGTTGCCGTCGAACTGCTTGGGGATCTGATCGACGTACTGGGGTTTGCGTGCCACGCTGACCTCGCCGTCGCGCACCTCGCGGATGTAGTCCTGGAGTTCGGTGCCCCGATAGGCGTCGAGGACGGCGTCCCAGCCCGGGGGCTCCTCGTGCTGGCCGAGGTTCGGCGTGAGCTCGCCGGCGAGGATCTTCACCGCGGTGGACTTCCCGATCCCGTTGGGACCCAAAATCCCGGTGACCTGGCCCTCGATGGGGATCGGCAGGCCGTAGAGTGAAAAGGCGTTCTCGCCGTAGCGGTGAACGGGCTCGTCCTGCAGTTCCTGGGGCAGGTTGATGATCTCGATGGCGTCGAAGGGACACTTCTCGACGCAGATCCCGCAGGTCTCGCCCAAACAGATCTCCTCGGAGATGCGGATCTGGTCGGGACTGCCCTCCTCTGTGTCCTCGCCTCGTTGGGTGATGCACTCCTTTCCCGTCCGGTTTGGCGGACAGTAGTTCGCACACTCGTAGCTACAGCGATCCGGCTGACACCTGTCGAGGTCGACGACGGCGATGCTGTCGTCGGCCATCTCAGACCGATGCCCCGGTGGTCAGCAGGATGCCCCAGGTGACGAACCAGAGACAGAAGCTCATAAAGACGACGAACACCCTGTCCTTGCCCGAGAACTCCTCGACGATTCCCGTCATCTTGAGCAGCGGGAACTGGATTACGATGAGCGCGCCCAGCACGGCGAGCGCGATGGGATCGCCGGCGTCGCTCGCGAGCGCGGAGGAGGCGATCCCCGCGCCGATCCCCGCGAGCGAGGCGACCGCGGTGACCGACACCGCCCGGACGTGGGCTGCGCGCTGTTCGACCGCTTCGGTTGCCATGGGCGAGGATCGGCCGCCGGGACTCAAAAGCCGTTCGCTTATCCCCGCCCAGACGGTGTGAGACGGATGCTCAACCTTTATACTCGTGGCGCGTTTCGATTCGTAGTGATGACTGGCTCAGAGACGGAGACCGTCGAGGATCTCCCCCCGAGCGCGAAACTCGTTTTCAAAGTGCTCGAATACAACGGCTCGCTCACGCAAAAACAGATCGTCAACGAATCGATGCTCTCGGCACGCACGGTACGGTACGCGCTCGAACGCCTCGAAAACATCGACATCGTCGAGGAGGACATCTACTTCGCCGACGCCCGACAGAACCTCTACACCCTCGACGAGCAGGCGGTCGTCGCCGACGGCGGCCCCGACGAGGCCTGCTGTGCGGAGTAGTCGGCCCCGTCGGTAGTCCGACTCCGCTCGGGACGTTCGTTGATCTGCGCGTGAAACGCCTCGAAACCCGGACGCCCAAGCGATTACGCTCCGGCGACCGTGATCTGCTGGCTGCGGTCGATCGCCCGCTCTAACTCCTCTGCGATGGCGCTGCCCCGCGAGACCTGGATGTCGCCGCCGCGACCCACCGTGGCCGTAAAGAGGTACTCCCCACCTGCCTGGACCTCGACGGTCTGGCCCGTCTGGGCGCCGTCGACGGTGAGGCGGATGTGCCGGGAAGTGATGTCGGGGGTGACGACCTGTCCGCGCTCGGTCCCCGTCGACCCGTCTGACCCGCCGGGGTTGGGGTTCTCGTCGTGGGTCCGGACGTCGATGTCGATCCCCAGTCGATTCTCGACGTCGGTGATCCGCCCG
The DNA window shown above is from Halalkalicoccus jeotgali B3 and carries:
- a CDS encoding ribosome biogenesis/translation initiation ATPase RLI, whose protein sequence is MADDSIAVVDLDRCQPDRCSYECANYCPPNRTGKECITQRGEDTEEGSPDQIRISEEICLGETCGICVEKCPFDAIEIINLPQELQDEPVHRYGENAFSLYGLPIPIEGQVTGILGPNGIGKSTAVKILAGELTPNLGQHEEPPGWDAVLDAYRGTELQDYIREVRDGEVSVARKPQYVDQIPKQFDGNTRELLEHTDERGALDELVERLSISPVMDQGIDELSGGELQRVAIAACLARDADFYFLDEITPYLDIGQRVTVARIVRELAEEGDRSMLVVEHDLAILDLLCDNLHVAYGEPGAYGVITSPKSVRNGINEYLAGYLDNENMRIRPEAIGFEQHAPRTVSRADSLVEYPAMEKSYGEDAFSLAVERGTIREEEVLGIVGPNGIGKSTFAKLVAGKLAPDEGEFETDLEVAYKPQYIEIDQPMRVDVFLSSITDDFGSSHWNTEIAKPLQLSRIMEQNLVDLSGGERQRVAIAACLSKDADLFLLDEPSAHLDVEQRVLATRAIRRYAETQDATVMVIDHDIYMMDLLADRLLVFDGEPAHHGHASQPQGMREGMNEFLANLDVTFRRDERTGRPRINKPDSQLDRQQKKQGEYYYAP
- a CDS encoding EMC6-like membrane protein, whose product is MATEAVEQRAAHVRAVSVTAVASLAGIGAGIASSALASDAGDPIALAVLGALIVIQFPLLKMTGIVEEFSGKDRVFVVFMSFCLWFVTWGILLTTGASV
- a CDS encoding MarR family transcriptional regulator; this encodes MTGSETETVEDLPPSAKLVFKVLEYNGSLTQKQIVNESMLSARTVRYALERLENIDIVEEDIYFADARQNLYTLDEQAVVADGGPDEACCAE